From the Primulina tabacum isolate GXHZ01 chromosome 3, ASM2559414v2, whole genome shotgun sequence genome, one window contains:
- the LOC142538765 gene encoding uncharacterized protein LOC142538765 produces MEYQSAAKKGKTLISSFFKKRDRQASEDTSIPTVLTMQHQSSESLLFPNIQIPSCSSPRDDHQSSSTFIERDPGKRKQICEYHVNVRDEIRRSYLNMGPYQPDMLEYPCTKFGSQNRRFQKKWFQKFYWLEYSPSTNKAYCFYCFLFLNDVYSSNISALVNEGFDNWKRVNQGKTCAFLAHIGSAASSPHTMCERRAENLMRLSQHIDKVMHAQSKEEKEKNRLRLSTSIVAVRWLALQGCAFRGNDESLSSSNRGNFLELVKAFAKMNIEIDEVVLENAPKNAQYIAPEIHKEILHIMANRVRQMVREEVGDKYFCILVDEARDISKREQMAIILRFVNNHGILTERFFAIKSVSDTTSMNLKNEISNVLVHHDLHVKKIRGQGYDGASNMRGAWNGLQALFLKDCPYAYYVHCFAHRLQLTLVSAAKDVSVIWEFFSHLDNIVNIVTSSTKRIAELHTAQRNEIEYMLSIGERDSGSGANQIGNLQRAGATRWSSHYDSVKSLIDMYTATCKVFEVLSDYSPNGRVKAEVRGIYRNMAALNLCLFCT; encoded by the coding sequence atggaatatcaatctgctgcaaagaaaggaaaaacattGATATCCTCTTTCTTTAAGAAGAGAGATCGTCAAGCTAGTGAAGATACTTCAATTCCTACGGTCCTTACAATGCAACATCAATCCAGTGAAAGTCTTCTATTTCCCAATATCCAAATTCCTTCATGTTCCTCTCCTAGAGACGATCATCAGTCTTCGTCTACTTTTATTGAACGAGATCcaggaaaaagaaaacagaTATGTGAATATCATGTTAATGTACGAGATGAGATAAGACGTTCATATCTAAATATGGGGCCTTATCAACCAGATATGTTGGAGTATCCATGTACAAAATTTGGAAGCCAGAATCGTCGTTTTCAGAAAAAAtggtttcagaaattttattggttggagtattcgccttcaacaaataaggcatattgtttctattgttttcttttcctgAATGATGTTTATTCATCTAATATCTCGGCATTGGTCAATGAAGGATTTGACAATTGGAAAAGGGTAAACCAAGGAAAAACATGTGCTTTTCTTGCCCATATTGGTTCTGCAGCTTCTTCACCTCATACTATGTGTGAgagaagggctgaaaatttgatgAGGCTCTCACAACATATTGATAAAGTGATGCATGCACAATCTAAagaggaaaaagagaaaaatcgtCTGCGTTTGAGCACCTCAATTGTAGCTGTTCGTTGGCTAGCACTTCAAGGTTGTGCTTTTAGAGGTAACGATGAATCTCTATCTTCATCTAATCgtggaaattttcttgaattggtGAAGGCTTTTGCAAAAATGAATATAGAAATTGATGAAGTTGTGCTTGAGAATGCTCCAAAAAATGCCCAATATATCGCTCCAGAAATTCATAAAGAGATTTTACATATTATGGCCAATAGAGTACGACAGATGGTTcgtgaagaagttggagataaATACTTCTGTATTCTTGTTGATGAAGCCCGAGATATATCTAAACGAGAGCAAATGGCCATTATATTGAGGTTTGTGAACAATCatgggattttgacagaaagATTTTTTGCCATCAAAAGTGTTAGTGACACTACCtcaatgaatttgaaaaatGAGATATCAAATGTTCTTGTTCATCATGATCTCCATGTTAAGAAAATCAGAGGCCAAGGATATGATGGTGCTAGCAATATGCGTGGAGCGTGGAATGGACTTCAAGcattatttctcaaagattgtcCCTATGCATACTATGTCCACTGTTTTGCACATCGTTTACAACTGACATTGGTTTCTGCAGCTAAGGATGTTAGTGTTATTTGGGAATTCTTTTCTCATTTGGACAATATTGTTAATATTGTCACTTCTTCTACTAAGCGCATTGCTGAATTACATACTGCACAGAGAAATGAAATTGAGTATATGTTGTCAATTGGAGAACGTGATTCTGGAAGTGGTGCAAACCAGATTGGTAATTTGCAACGAGCAGGAGCTACTCGTTGGAGTTCTCACTATGATTCGGTAAAAAGCTTGATAGATATGTACACTGCAACTTGCAAAGTTTTTGAAGTTCTCAGTGATTATTCTCCAAATGGAAGAGTTAAGGCTGAAGTTCGGGGGATTTACAGAAACATGGCAGCtttgaatttgtgtttattttgcacttaa